From the genome of Streptomyces sp. V1I1, one region includes:
- a CDS encoding ATP-binding SpoIIE family protein phosphatase, with translation MQRDTGQRSTALYPLRDDARSISRTSLPGNPLAPSAARRFVRAALADWTNLGLLATCAFCRGSAGPAGCPPGKHSTDRLADDAVLIVNELVTNAVVHAGTTVELLCRLEESAESEPAALVIEVSDHHPARAVQNETHDADHTGTPEYGRGLHLVGALAERWGITYLAALKTVWARLPVDGWDTCPLPGAEPALQRGLRAAEILAPAPRRTVREDQDWVSRGALSFLAEASDLLAGQLDEDMVAALAGQLLVPRLADWCAIWLDGEAGRSGWGTGGPAGAAPRLARVWHSDESRMEMLREALEKEPPLLPETQRNGPVPIPWPRDGEPGAGEGTAVAYRLVAGGRGLGTLLVARQGLARVPDEVTALIEDFARRVALAISAARQYTRQATISKVLQRGLLPGKVGEIPGVDRFLVYEPSDDGVAGGDFYDIFPVGSGGRWCFMLGDVQGSGPEAAVVTGLARPWLRLLAREGYQVGEVLDRLNGLLLDDAMEAAEAAALMVAAAGGQGVPDGPQARFLSMLYGELVRSPQGGVRCTLASAGHPLPLLLRPDGRVRTAAEPQVLLGVVDDVAYRSQTFDLEPGDTLLCVTDGVTERRSGPRMFDDGDGLERVLAGCAGLTAQGVAERIRQAVYEFAETPPGDDLALLVLQAQ, from the coding sequence ATGCAGCGCGACACCGGCCAGCGCTCAACCGCGTTGTACCCACTCCGGGACGACGCACGGTCGATTTCCCGCACCAGCCTGCCCGGCAACCCGCTCGCGCCGTCCGCCGCGCGCCGTTTCGTGCGCGCCGCCCTCGCCGACTGGACCAACCTCGGGCTGCTCGCCACCTGCGCCTTCTGCCGGGGCAGCGCAGGGCCCGCGGGCTGCCCACCGGGAAAGCACAGTACGGACCGGCTCGCGGACGACGCCGTGCTGATCGTCAACGAACTCGTCACCAACGCCGTCGTACACGCGGGCACCACCGTCGAACTCCTCTGCCGCCTCGAGGAGTCGGCCGAAAGCGAACCCGCCGCGCTGGTGATCGAGGTCTCCGACCACCACCCCGCAAGGGCCGTACAGAACGAAACGCACGACGCGGACCACACAGGCACCCCCGAGTACGGCCGCGGCCTCCACCTCGTCGGCGCGCTCGCCGAGCGCTGGGGCATCACCTACCTCGCCGCCCTCAAGACCGTCTGGGCCCGGCTCCCCGTCGACGGCTGGGACACCTGCCCGCTGCCCGGCGCCGAACCCGCCCTGCAGCGCGGGCTGCGCGCCGCCGAGATCCTCGCCCCAGCCCCGCGGCGCACCGTCCGCGAGGACCAGGACTGGGTGAGCCGCGGGGCGCTCTCCTTCCTCGCCGAAGCCTCCGACCTGCTCGCCGGGCAGCTCGACGAGGACATGGTCGCGGCGCTCGCCGGGCAGCTGCTGGTGCCGCGGCTGGCCGACTGGTGCGCGATCTGGCTGGACGGCGAAGCCGGGCGCTCGGGCTGGGGGACGGGCGGCCCGGCGGGGGCGGCGCCGCGGCTCGCCCGGGTCTGGCACAGCGACGAGTCCCGTATGGAGATGCTGCGCGAGGCCCTGGAAAAGGAGCCGCCGCTGCTGCCCGAGACCCAAAGGAACGGTCCTGTGCCGATCCCCTGGCCCCGCGACGGCGAGCCGGGCGCGGGCGAGGGCACAGCCGTCGCCTACCGCCTCGTCGCGGGCGGACGCGGCCTGGGCACGCTGCTCGTGGCACGCCAGGGCCTGGCGCGCGTACCCGACGAAGTGACCGCACTGATCGAGGACTTCGCGCGGCGGGTCGCCCTGGCGATCAGCGCGGCCCGGCAGTACACCCGGCAGGCCACCATCAGCAAGGTCCTCCAGCGCGGGCTGCTGCCCGGCAAGGTCGGCGAGATCCCGGGCGTCGACCGGTTCCTTGTCTACGAGCCGAGTGACGACGGCGTCGCGGGCGGCGACTTCTACGACATCTTTCCGGTCGGCTCCGGCGGCCGCTGGTGCTTCATGCTCGGCGACGTCCAGGGCAGCGGTCCCGAGGCCGCCGTCGTCACCGGCCTCGCCCGGCCGTGGCTGCGGCTGCTCGCCCGCGAGGGATACCAGGTGGGCGAGGTGCTCGACCGGCTGAACGGGCTGCTGCTCGACGACGCGATGGAGGCGGCGGAGGCGGCCGCCCTGATGGTCGCGGCGGCGGGCGGGCAGGGCGTGCCCGATGGGCCGCAGGCGCGCTTCCTGTCCATGCTCTACGGCGAGCTGGTGCGCTCGCCGCAGGGCGGCGTGCGGTGCACCCTCGCGAGCGCGGGTCATCCGCTGCCGCTGCTGCTGCGTCCCGACGGCCGGGTGCGTACGGCGGCGGAGCCGCAGGTGCTGCTCGGGGTCGTCGACGACGTGGCGTACCGGAGCCAGACCTTCGACCTGGAGCCCGGCGACACGCTGCTGTGCGTCACGGACGGGGTGACCGAGCGGCGTTCCGGGCCGCGGATGTTCGACGACGGCGACGGGCTCGAGCGGGTGCTCGCCGGGTGCGCGGGGCTCACCGCGCAGGGGGTCGCGGAGCGGATCAGACAGGCGGTGTACGAGTTCGCGGAGACGCCGCCGGGGGACGATCTGGCGCTTCTGGTGCTCCAGGCGCAGTAG